Proteins from a genomic interval of Candidatus Rubidus massiliensis:
- the wapA_2 gene encoding Cell wall-associated polypeptide CWBP200 gives MKKFFLILLLLTTVMSFSDECEFCEEPTIQCSDESELCEEDDDIVSLNINEPTELYSDFSVSDTEGLVSKMIHNVVSPITGDLVLHEVDIALDGPEPIYLERLYNSSNNERNYYLGRGWTLLTYTSYLQTQKEFHIRLSNGSKISFDQVKYKKKPYFNLKKPKGFTNCSGGKISAQTNIKNLKIIPENGRVLFKRGLIIDGANRKFLIESDKNNCDRPYALTEVYNPNRTLRKHVYGKISIYNHKQNIVFSQLSYIENPNTKAAERARTHGKGYKFPTRLSYSYVGSNQARTEYQFANYDSIHEVGFQEPFLQEVVRSDKPGQFYFYNDVNKISRIHKGFNRFLEVDYYKVGRNLVSTTLIDVVKDDIRCGKVSCLKAPVSHDLTPIPIYHMFYDTGITYTFDAYNRKTTYHFSENDQRISHVVRYLGKENHQPYISEEYHWGLKYSLDEGNILAKCWKDETGVAKKGVFFTYDERGNVLSERIYGNISGQCGAPVGVQNGYAVSNGCESFGKKCAYSGDGYNLLLTEQDDNGKLVSYYYLPKSNIVSAKLTFDPNGTIVQREYFFYDDNYLLKRKIVDDGCFEDPHNLTQCTYRKITDISPLMVYPVGKPAVQIDKYYDFKENVEKQLKRTVNTYNNRGYLTTQEVYDANDAHCYTLSWEYDSHGNVTKEVNALGQVIIRTFDINDNKTFEQGPRHDFYTAYTYDFMDRLVQTKEVHGNGFVFTNSYRYDYIGNLISSVDSFGNETTYKYDDLDRLSEKVSPPINNGLNQIVYPKECYHYDMFGNPVAIVNSKGLTSYISYNIHNKPVAKVNFDQTYERFVYNLDGTLFQSFDPKGIYTQYKRDCFGRVLLEQTFGPDGALLNQKEYKYKGANLIFEKSNEMEVHYTYDGAQRLIAKLENDRLTTFAYDALSRLTHTYNWLSPLTAQVQVKVYNQGDQIVEERVEDLNGTIFVHKKYQYDFGGNQSVIQTGDYFQTILYDSKNVPIQITDGEQNTTYTTYELTHVPEVPFRYITTDPKGNKKVEYKDFLGHTHSVECYDLMGSITSKHDYCFDQLGNLTTTLDHFIVNGTTVQILKNTREYNERNELIKLTEGAESPEQRSVYYKYNQLGQLATVLKSNGKEIHHTYDFKGRLQSKSSVDEFCYEFTYDANDRIVSILDKVQNKLTTRLYDHLGRTTQETLQNGLTLSYAYDNLNRITKVTLPDGSFLDKTYDACYLRQVQRNGLSHTYDTYNQSGRLLSMTHALDSGSTTFAYNQNAQPKEMKHNKFSQNLSFDSLGNILEKAGHDEIGNYACNYTYNSLSQLTSEKGMADNTYAYDSMHNRIVQNGETCQFNQFSQIISTQESTFSYDLNGNLTKKVTPNKEITYEYDALDRLVKATVDGTVTTYTYDYFNRRMSKNDQLFFYEVDNEIGSYQNGAIQELRVLGCGRGAEIGASILMELKGKTYLPLHDLNGNIVALLNENGEVEESYRYDAYGNELEKIAGINPWHYSSKRIDPETGFIYFGARYYDPSLGRWITKDPLGYADGPNLYAYVHSRPVGSVDLYGLQEFVEFVGPPAPPEFEQKYLGHEKRTQSNPLTEKSNNSSESSKVTFLEGFEDKLMGGLRKSEMCMFEGPNGELTNKTLVVSPGIRTSYESVKARAKQISEESGGYNVYFLVNQTHGFIADLIECILGINFWGTEPSRILNDFLHQRALDNPDDQPMIIAHSQGCINARVALTALPREVNSRISVLAIAPAAYLSKDICKDVIHYRAELHHDLVPRFCFIDSMTADNVVTLKSHKDASFFDHSYESPTYKEVINKHLINFTDKGRL, from the coding sequence ATGAAAAAGTTTTTTTTAATTTTATTATTACTAACAACGGTAATGTCATTTTCAGATGAATGTGAGTTTTGTGAAGAACCAACCATTCAATGTTCAGATGAAAGTGAACTTTGCGAAGAAGATGATGACATAGTCAGCTTAAATATTAATGAACCTACTGAACTTTACAGTGATTTTTCTGTTTCAGATACGGAAGGTTTAGTCTCTAAAATGATTCACAACGTAGTTTCACCAATCACTGGGGATCTCGTTTTACACGAAGTTGATATCGCACTTGACGGCCCAGAACCTATTTATCTAGAGCGTTTATATAATAGCTCAAACAATGAAAGAAATTATTATTTAGGTAGGGGTTGGACTTTACTAACTTATACAAGCTACCTTCAAACGCAAAAAGAATTTCACATACGGCTTTCCAATGGTTCAAAAATTAGCTTTGATCAGGTTAAATACAAAAAAAAACCTTATTTTAACTTAAAAAAACCAAAAGGTTTCACTAACTGTAGTGGAGGAAAAATAAGTGCTCAAACAAATATTAAAAATCTAAAGATTATTCCAGAAAATGGAAGAGTTCTTTTTAAAAGAGGCCTTATTATTGATGGAGCCAATCGAAAATTTTTAATAGAATCAGATAAAAATAATTGTGATAGACCTTATGCCTTAACGGAGGTTTATAACCCCAACCGCACCTTAAGAAAACATGTTTATGGAAAAATCTCAATCTATAATCACAAACAAAATATAGTCTTTTCACAGTTATCTTATATAGAAAATCCTAATACAAAAGCTGCCGAAAGAGCTCGCACACATGGAAAAGGTTACAAATTTCCTACACGCCTATCATATAGCTATGTAGGATCAAATCAAGCAAGAACAGAATACCAATTTGCGAATTACGATAGCATCCATGAAGTTGGCTTCCAAGAACCTTTCCTACAAGAAGTTGTGAGATCGGATAAACCAGGACAATTTTATTTTTATAATGATGTGAACAAAATCTCGAGAATCCATAAAGGATTTAATCGATTCTTAGAGGTAGATTATTACAAAGTAGGACGAAATCTTGTTTCTACCACTTTGATAGATGTGGTAAAAGATGATATTCGCTGTGGCAAAGTAAGCTGTTTAAAAGCTCCTGTTAGCCATGATTTAACTCCTATTCCTATCTATCACATGTTTTATGATACAGGAATCACTTATACATTTGATGCTTATAATCGCAAAACAACATACCATTTTTCTGAGAATGACCAAAGAATCTCTCACGTCGTAAGATATCTTGGTAAAGAGAACCATCAACCCTACATTAGTGAAGAATATCACTGGGGATTGAAGTACTCATTAGATGAAGGCAATATTTTAGCAAAATGTTGGAAAGATGAAACTGGCGTCGCTAAAAAAGGGGTCTTTTTCACCTATGATGAAAGAGGCAATGTACTAAGCGAACGTATCTATGGCAACATCAGTGGCCAGTGTGGCGCACCAGTTGGCGTACAAAATGGCTATGCTGTTTCAAACGGCTGTGAAAGCTTTGGCAAGAAATGTGCCTATTCAGGAGATGGCTATAATCTATTGCTAACAGAGCAAGATGACAATGGAAAGTTAGTGAGTTATTACTATCTTCCAAAATCCAATATTGTCTCCGCTAAATTAACGTTTGATCCAAATGGAACAATTGTTCAAAGGGAATACTTTTTTTACGATGACAATTACTTGTTGAAGCGTAAAATCGTCGATGATGGTTGCTTTGAAGATCCACATAATTTAACTCAGTGTACTTATCGCAAGATCACAGATATTTCTCCTTTAATGGTGTATCCTGTTGGCAAGCCTGCCGTACAGATCGATAAATACTATGATTTTAAAGAAAATGTAGAAAAGCAATTAAAAAGAACCGTTAATACCTATAACAATAGAGGCTATTTAACGACTCAAGAAGTTTATGATGCCAATGATGCTCATTGCTACACACTTTCTTGGGAATATGACAGTCATGGCAATGTTACCAAGGAAGTCAATGCTTTAGGGCAAGTGATCATTCGAACCTTTGATATCAACGACAACAAAACATTTGAACAAGGACCACGTCACGATTTTTATACCGCTTACACCTATGATTTCATGGATCGTTTGGTGCAAACCAAAGAAGTGCATGGCAATGGCTTTGTGTTTACCAATTCTTATCGCTATGATTATATTGGCAATCTCATTTCTTCCGTCGATAGCTTTGGCAATGAAACCACTTATAAGTATGATGATTTAGATCGCTTGAGTGAAAAAGTTTCTCCTCCTATAAACAATGGCTTAAACCAGATTGTTTATCCAAAAGAGTGTTATCACTACGATATGTTTGGCAATCCAGTCGCTATTGTGAATAGCAAAGGATTAACCTCTTACATTTCTTATAACATCCATAATAAGCCAGTAGCTAAAGTAAACTTTGATCAAACTTACGAGCGTTTTGTCTATAACTTAGATGGAACCTTGTTTCAATCCTTTGATCCTAAAGGGATTTACACACAGTATAAAAGAGATTGTTTTGGAAGAGTTTTACTTGAACAAACTTTTGGCCCAGATGGCGCTTTGCTCAATCAAAAAGAGTATAAATATAAGGGAGCTAACCTTATTTTTGAAAAGAGCAATGAAATGGAAGTGCACTACACTTATGATGGCGCGCAACGTTTAATTGCAAAACTTGAAAATGATCGGTTAACCACCTTTGCTTATGACGCCCTTTCTCGCTTGACTCATACCTATAATTGGCTATCTCCTCTTACTGCACAAGTGCAAGTGAAAGTGTATAATCAAGGGGATCAAATCGTTGAAGAAAGAGTGGAAGACTTAAATGGAACCATCTTTGTTCATAAAAAGTACCAATATGATTTTGGTGGCAATCAAAGTGTGATCCAAACAGGCGATTACTTTCAAACAATCCTTTACGATTCTAAAAATGTTCCCATCCAGATCACCGATGGAGAACAAAACACCACGTATACCACATACGAACTAACCCATGTGCCAGAAGTTCCTTTTCGTTACATCACAACAGATCCTAAAGGAAATAAGAAAGTTGAATATAAAGACTTTCTAGGACATACCCACTCAGTTGAATGTTATGACTTAATGGGAAGCATTACTTCTAAACACGATTACTGTTTTGATCAGCTAGGAAACTTAACCACAACCTTAGATCACTTCATTGTAAATGGCACTACCGTGCAAATATTGAAAAACACGCGGGAATACAATGAAAGAAATGAGTTAATCAAATTAACCGAAGGCGCAGAATCCCCTGAGCAAAGAAGTGTTTATTATAAGTACAATCAGTTAGGGCAACTAGCCACCGTCTTAAAGTCCAATGGGAAAGAAATCCACCATACCTACGACTTTAAGGGGCGTTTACAATCAAAATCAAGTGTTGATGAATTTTGTTATGAGTTTACCTATGATGCCAACGATCGGATTGTAAGCATCCTTGATAAAGTACAAAATAAACTCACCACTAGGCTTTACGATCATTTAGGCAGAACAACTCAAGAAACGTTGCAAAATGGACTAACCTTAAGTTATGCCTATGACAACCTTAACCGGATCACAAAAGTCACTTTACCAGATGGCAGTTTTCTTGATAAAACCTATGATGCTTGTTACTTAAGGCAAGTCCAAAGAAACGGTTTATCTCACACCTACGATACCTATAACCAAAGTGGTAGACTCTTGAGTATGACCCATGCTTTAGATAGCGGAAGCACCACTTTTGCCTATAATCAAAATGCTCAGCCAAAAGAGATGAAACACAATAAGTTTTCCCAAAATTTATCGTTTGACTCTCTTGGCAACATTTTAGAAAAAGCCGGACATGATGAGATTGGCAATTATGCTTGTAATTACACCTATAATAGCCTCTCTCAGCTTACCTCTGAAAAAGGAATGGCAGACAACACCTATGCCTACGATTCCATGCATAACCGAATCGTCCAAAATGGGGAAACCTGTCAGTTCAATCAGTTTTCTCAAATCATCAGCACTCAAGAATCTACATTTTCTTACGACTTAAATGGCAATCTCACTAAAAAAGTTACCCCTAACAAAGAGATTACCTATGAGTACGACGCTTTAGATAGGCTCGTTAAAGCAACTGTTGATGGTACAGTCACAACCTACACTTACGATTACTTCAATCGTCGGATGAGTAAAAACGACCAACTCTTTTTCTACGAAGTAGACAATGAGATTGGTTCTTATCAAAATGGAGCCATACAGGAGCTTCGCGTATTAGGTTGTGGACGGGGCGCTGAAATCGGTGCATCCATCCTCATGGAACTTAAAGGCAAAACGTATCTACCTTTACATGACCTAAATGGCAACATCGTAGCTCTTCTTAACGAAAACGGAGAAGTAGAAGAGTCTTATCGCTACGATGCCTATGGAAATGAGCTAGAAAAAATCGCCGGTATCAATCCTTGGCACTATTCTAGCAAAAGGATCGATCCAGAAACTGGCTTCATCTACTTTGGCGCAAGATACTACGACCCCTCCCTTGGCCGATGGATCACAAAAGATCCATTAGGCTACGCCGATGGACCAAACCTTTATGCCTATGTGCATTCAAGGCCAGTTGGTAGCGTGGATTTATATGGCCTACAAGAATTCGTAGAATTTGTAGGCCCTCCTGCTCCTCCTGAATTTGAGCAAAAATATTTAGGACATGAAAAACGGACTCAAAGCAATCCTTTAACAGAAAAATCAAATAATTCTTCTGAAAGTTCTAAAGTTACTTTCCTGGAAGGCTTTGAAGATAAACTCATGGGGGGTTTGCGAAAATCAGAGATGTGTATGTTCGAAGGGCCAAATGGGGAACTTACAAACAAAACGCTTGTAGTAAGCCCTGGCATTCGAACGAGCTATGAATCTGTAAAAGCTCGCGCTAAACAAATTTCTGAAGAGTCTGGTGGCTATAATGTATATTTTTTAGTAAACCAAACACACGGTTTTATTGCTGATTTGATAGAATGTATTTTGGGGATAAACTTTTGGGGTACGGAACCGTCTAGAATTTTAAACGATTTTCTTCATCAAAGAGCTTTAGACAATCCCGATGATCAACCGATGATTATAGCTCATAGCCAAGGATGTATAAATGCCAGAGTTGCCTTAACTGCTTTGCCAAGAGAGGTTAATAGCAGGATTAGTGTATTAGCAATTGCACCGGCGGCGTATCTTAGCAAAGATATTTGCAAAGATGTTATCCACTATAGAGCCGAACTTCACCACGATTTAGTTCCTCGTTTTTGTTTTATTGACTCTATGACGGCAGACAATGTTGTTACATTAAAATCTCATAAAGATGCATCCTTTTTCGATCATTCCTATGAGAGTCCAACATACAAAGAAGTCATAAATAAACATTTAATTAATTTTACAGATAAAGGTCGATTATAA
- a CDS encoding putative acetyltransferase, with product MQITIDLVNTNKKEIIQNLARFYVYEMSRFCGFLPGWKTPSDGLYTCFDLSRYWTEPHRFPYLIHVDEELAGFALIHKIGSLPTIDWTIGEFFVIAKYQNKGVGKFVAHNIFDQFKGMWEVCQIPENKPAIIFWEKIIKEYSSDNYTKNSIIVQEPSPHPMIALQFMS from the coding sequence ATGCAAATCACAATAGACCTTGTAAATACCAATAAAAAAGAAATTATTCAAAATTTGGCTCGATTTTATGTATATGAAATGTCAAGATTTTGCGGCTTTCTTCCTGGCTGGAAAACACCCTCAGATGGTCTTTATACCTGTTTTGATTTAAGTCGATATTGGACTGAACCACATAGATTTCCTTATTTAATCCATGTTGATGAAGAATTAGCAGGTTTTGCGTTAATTCATAAAATTGGAAGTTTGCCAACAATCGATTGGACAATAGGAGAATTTTTTGTCATAGCAAAATACCAAAATAAAGGCGTTGGCAAGTTCGTGGCTCATAACATTTTTGATCAATTTAAAGGTATGTGGGAAGTTTGCCAAATACCCGAAAATAAGCCAGCCATTATCTTCTGGGAAAAGATTATTAAAGAGTATAGCTCTGATAATTATACCAAAAATAGCATCATCGTTCAGGAGCCCTCCCCTCACCCAATGATTGCTTTACAATTTATGTCCTAA
- a CDS encoding FAD dependent oxidoreductase: MRKILLFMLMCLLSFSKATYGGHDSVPVQKINIIGGGIIGALESFYAFKEAEKEGRKLSITVFDKGDSFSSYKDGKSSTNTSFNIVPSLTTDEILSVVPRGSELIEKLSILFSQPGGIRVDDVLGVNNSESARKFKESVTIYGSDTLHEDRTLHLLKLGKMSMDLWEQMYNEGDQELKKILNESNFHPCHEKKESGKKALGDGYRIDLIYGIPNAKKRALNMKADYEKLGYKHCAILTPSEVIAIDPSLTTFCNAHSFIDFKMERIWKGDCVALWRPGGCIDTNTFLPKFYAYLEKKMGQYRDEEGNINNCFSLEFGKEVIGVIFDKSPNGLKIKGLKFKNGKEQIEKAYYVFCPGEAVGTLHHLGFDEPAYAAFAGPSLLLNIPVNEEQKQKFKDFSHWMEVHNEGIVLAWQARLKNNHIFIGVAGTKAFYGDKEPKKEEAFALNRNLVQLNMINDVLPEMMSIALGYPSKGKTLTSDDLTFLEQSQIAKRWVGRRAVAYDGFPTIGALFHDNQKVFNARCNTHLGSGGVSFGPGTVSIGRSYEKNSKDPFEQKILMYSDSRRMAFQ, translated from the coding sequence ATGAGAAAAATTTTGCTCTTTATGCTAATGTGCTTACTAAGCTTTAGCAAAGCAACTTACGGTGGTCATGATAGTGTTCCCGTCCAAAAAATCAATATCATTGGCGGTGGAATAATTGGTGCTTTAGAATCTTTTTATGCCTTTAAAGAGGCAGAAAAAGAGGGCCGTAAACTAAGCATTACTGTTTTTGATAAGGGAGATTCTTTTAGTTCTTACAAAGATGGAAAATCATCTACAAATACTTCTTTTAATATAGTGCCAAGTTTAACGACGGATGAAATCTTAAGTGTTGTTCCAAGAGGTTCTGAATTAATAGAAAAATTATCGATTCTTTTTAGTCAACCAGGTGGAATACGGGTAGATGACGTTTTAGGAGTAAATAATTCGGAATCAGCTAGAAAATTTAAAGAATCTGTGACCATTTATGGCAGCGATACGTTGCACGAAGATCGTACACTTCATTTGCTAAAACTTGGTAAAATGAGTATGGATTTGTGGGAGCAAATGTATAATGAAGGGGATCAAGAATTAAAGAAAATTTTAAATGAATCAAATTTTCATCCCTGTCATGAAAAGAAAGAGAGCGGCAAAAAAGCTTTAGGAGACGGTTATAGAATCGATTTAATATATGGCATCCCTAATGCTAAAAAACGCGCCTTAAACATGAAGGCAGATTACGAAAAATTAGGCTACAAACACTGCGCTATTTTAACACCAAGTGAAGTTATAGCGATTGACCCCTCTCTTACAACTTTTTGCAATGCTCATTCTTTTATCGATTTTAAAATGGAACGAATTTGGAAAGGTGATTGTGTTGCTTTATGGAGACCGGGTGGTTGCATTGATACTAACACGTTTTTGCCAAAATTTTATGCTTACCTCGAAAAAAAAATGGGTCAGTATCGTGATGAAGAAGGGAATATTAACAATTGCTTCTCTTTAGAATTTGGAAAAGAGGTGATAGGAGTAATATTTGACAAAAGTCCAAATGGTTTAAAAATTAAAGGTCTCAAATTTAAAAATGGGAAAGAGCAAATTGAGAAAGCTTACTATGTATTCTGTCCTGGTGAAGCTGTAGGCACATTACATCATTTAGGCTTTGATGAGCCAGCTTATGCCGCTTTTGCAGGGCCTTCTTTATTATTGAATATTCCAGTTAATGAAGAGCAAAAGCAAAAATTTAAAGATTTTTCTCATTGGATGGAAGTTCATAATGAGGGGATTGTATTAGCTTGGCAAGCGCGTTTGAAAAATAATCATATTTTTATAGGAGTAGCTGGTACAAAAGCTTTTTATGGGGATAAAGAACCTAAAAAAGAGGAAGCTTTTGCACTGAACCGCAACTTAGTTCAACTCAATATGATTAATGATGTTCTTCCTGAAATGATGAGTATAGCACTTGGGTATCCTTCTAAAGGAAAAACTTTAACAAGTGATGATTTAACTTTTTTAGAACAATCACAAATTGCAAAAAGATGGGTTGGAAGAAGAGCCGTAGCATATGATGGCTTTCCTACCATTGGGGCCTTATTTCACGATAATCAAAAAGTTTTTAACGCTCGCTGTAATACCCATTTAGGATCAGGGGGAGTTTCTTTTGGTCCAGGAACTGTTTCAATTGGTCGCTCTTATGAAAAAAACAGTAAAGATCCATTTGAGCAGAAAATTTTAATGTACTCAGACTCAAGAAGGATGGCATTTCAATAA
- the ydaP gene encoding Putative thiamine pyrophosphate-containing protein YdaP, which produces MTDTTAEILVDTLISWGVEVVFGLPGDGINGIMEALRIKQDKIRFIQVRHEESAAFMACGYAKYTGKLGVCIATSGPGGIHLLNGLYDAKMDGQPVLAITGLQYHDLINTFTQQDVELDKLFQDVTIYNARIMSASHAENVTALACRAAIAKRGVSHITIPLDIQDQKLKSQETSLRNTYHHISNVPTSSITIPSVKDLENAAILINQGKNIVILAGQGAIHATEELLKLSEKIKAPIVKALLGKSAVPDDNPYTTGGIGLLGTLPSSEAMENCDTLIMIGTSFPYMEFLPKPGQAKVVQIDIDSMRIGLRSPVDVGLVGDSKHTLEKLLPLLQKNENESFLEKAQEGMIKWNEKMAAIETCMDLPMKPQVVAYELGKRLKSDAIISCDSGTIATWWARHIPYKQGQKCSLSGNLASMAVGLPYTLAAQIAYPKRQCIAFVGDGGFSMLMADFVTAVKYKLPVKIVIIKNNTLGQIKWEQIVFLGNPEYEVDLHPIDFVKFADACGGKGFAIKDPKTCGEIMELALNTPGPVIIEAEVDPYEPPMPPKTTWTQATHFAKGLLRGQPDGGKILKTVVTDKVREII; this is translated from the coding sequence ATGACAGATACAACGGCTGAAATACTAGTCGATACATTAATAAGCTGGGGTGTTGAGGTAGTGTTTGGCTTACCAGGAGATGGAATTAATGGAATTATGGAAGCTTTGCGAATCAAGCAAGACAAAATTCGTTTTATACAAGTAAGACATGAAGAAAGCGCCGCTTTTATGGCTTGTGGCTATGCTAAATATACAGGAAAATTAGGTGTTTGTATAGCAACCTCAGGCCCTGGAGGAATTCATCTTTTAAATGGTTTATATGATGCTAAAATGGATGGACAACCGGTTCTTGCCATCACTGGTTTACAATACCACGATCTCATAAATACTTTTACACAGCAAGATGTAGAATTGGATAAACTTTTTCAAGACGTGACCATTTATAATGCCCGAATTATGAGTGCCTCGCATGCTGAAAACGTAACCGCTCTTGCTTGTCGCGCAGCCATAGCAAAAAGAGGGGTAAGTCATATAACTATTCCTTTAGATATTCAAGATCAAAAGCTAAAGAGCCAAGAAACCTCTCTTAGAAACACCTATCATCATATATCTAATGTGCCGACTTCCTCTATTACAATTCCATCCGTTAAGGATTTGGAAAATGCAGCAATTCTTATAAATCAGGGTAAAAATATAGTTATTTTAGCTGGGCAAGGAGCTATTCACGCGACAGAAGAACTCTTAAAACTTAGCGAAAAAATAAAGGCACCTATCGTTAAAGCTTTACTTGGTAAATCTGCAGTACCTGATGATAATCCTTATACAACAGGAGGGATTGGACTGCTTGGTACTTTGCCATCTTCTGAAGCTATGGAAAATTGTGATACGCTAATCATGATCGGAACATCTTTTCCCTATATGGAATTTTTACCAAAACCGGGTCAAGCAAAAGTCGTACAAATCGATATAGATAGTATGCGAATAGGCCTAAGATCCCCAGTTGATGTAGGTTTAGTGGGAGATAGCAAACATACTTTGGAAAAACTTTTGCCCCTTTTACAAAAAAATGAAAATGAAAGTTTTTTGGAAAAAGCTCAAGAAGGAATGATTAAGTGGAATGAGAAAATGGCTGCTATTGAAACTTGTATGGATCTTCCTATGAAACCCCAAGTTGTAGCCTACGAGCTTGGCAAGCGTCTTAAGAGTGATGCCATCATATCATGTGATTCAGGAACAATTGCCACATGGTGGGCAAGGCATATTCCTTATAAACAAGGTCAAAAATGTTCTTTATCCGGAAATTTAGCCTCTATGGCTGTAGGATTGCCTTATACTTTAGCTGCGCAAATTGCTTACCCTAAAAGACAATGTATAGCTTTTGTTGGAGACGGAGGATTTTCTATGTTAATGGCAGATTTTGTCACGGCAGTTAAATATAAGTTGCCTGTAAAAATCGTCATTATAAAAAACAATACTTTAGGGCAAATCAAGTGGGAACAAATTGTCTTTTTAGGGAATCCTGAATATGAAGTTGATTTGCATCCGATTGATTTCGTTAAATTTGCTGATGCTTGTGGAGGGAAAGGATTTGCTATAAAAGATCCTAAAACCTGTGGAGAAATTATGGAATTAGCCTTAAATACACCAGGTCCCGTCATAATAGAAGCCGAAGTAGATCCTTATGAACCACCTATGCCACCTAAAACTACCTGGACACAAGCAACCCATTTTGCTAAAGGACTTTTAAGAGGGCAACCAGATGGGGGAAAAATTTTAAAAACAGTTGTCACTGATAAAGTAAGAGAAATTATCTAA
- a CDS encoding dephospho-CoA kinase/protein folding accessory domain-containing protein: MEKTNRESIVTVVPYDPNWSKLFALEAEELRNILKNNCVTIHHIGSTAIPDLVAKPVIDLLIIVHDLEQLAKQSFDLEKVGYVNKGEHGIAFRRFFQKKSPHPFNVHVYEIGNPEIDRHLLFRDWLCQHREDRERYATLKLQLAKQYPNNIEKYCNGKNHFVLEIDAKDGFTGWRMVHAFTEEEWSTVRYLRNYYFFKTFEDPYTWTFKEIHHVHFVYYQKATRVGYCHIQLWPENRAALRIIAIDENFRQKGIGSSFLLLCEKWLKSRGTKELLIQSNPAALSFYKKNGYSPMPFNDPKGNETDPQDTELGKRLL, translated from the coding sequence ATGGAAAAGACGAACAGAGAATCAATTGTTACAGTTGTTCCTTACGATCCCAATTGGTCTAAATTATTTGCTTTAGAAGCTGAAGAACTGCGAAACATTTTAAAAAATAATTGCGTGACAATTCATCATATTGGTTCAACCGCTATCCCCGATTTAGTAGCAAAACCAGTTATTGATCTCTTGATCATCGTTCATGATCTTGAGCAATTAGCTAAGCAATCGTTTGATCTTGAAAAAGTGGGATATGTAAATAAGGGAGAACACGGCATAGCGTTTAGACGTTTTTTTCAAAAAAAATCTCCCCACCCTTTTAATGTGCATGTCTATGAAATTGGCAATCCAGAAATTGATCGCCATTTGCTATTTCGAGACTGGCTTTGTCAACATCGTGAAGATAGGGAAAGATATGCCACTTTAAAACTGCAATTGGCCAAGCAATACCCGAACAATATAGAGAAGTATTGTAATGGAAAAAATCATTTTGTTTTAGAAATTGATGCTAAAGATGGTTTTACAGGTTGGCGCATGGTTCACGCTTTTACAGAAGAGGAATGGTCTACGGTTCGTTATTTACGCAACTACTATTTCTTTAAAACTTTTGAAGATCCCTATACATGGACTTTTAAAGAAATCCATCATGTACATTTTGTGTATTACCAGAAAGCTACTAGAGTCGGTTATTGCCACATCCAATTATGGCCTGAAAATCGAGCGGCTTTACGCATTATTGCAATAGATGAAAACTTTCGTCAAAAAGGAATTGGCTCTTCTTTTTTGCTATTATGTGAGAAATGGCTTAAAAGTCGAGGTACAAAAGAATTGCTCATTCAATCAAATCCGGCAGCCCTTTCCTTTTATAAAAAGAATGGCTATTCTCCCATGCCATTCAATGATCCTAAAGGTAACGAAACTGACCCTCAAGATACTGAACTTGGGAAAAGGTTACTCTAA
- a CDS encoding nucleoside triphosphate pyrophosphohydrolase, producing the protein MTTITNNLIRSKIYTLIDQIVPFDAMEERHITFAKDWINSGVDIFRISQPNIPNIHLVSYFIILDPDTYHFLLVDHKKAKMWLPPGGHVELNEHPKDTVKREIQEELGIEADFLLEEPLFLTVTTIEDDLIPHTDVSLWYVLKANKNQFFIFDKQEFHTIQWFIKEQIPYKKTDPHMQRFIEKLSQKLKP; encoded by the coding sequence ATGACAACAATAACAAATAATTTGATCCGTTCAAAAATTTATACTCTCATTGACCAGATTGTTCCTTTTGATGCAATGGAAGAGAGACATATAACTTTTGCAAAAGATTGGATAAATTCAGGTGTGGATATTTTTCGCATATCGCAACCAAATATACCCAATATCCATTTAGTTTCTTACTTCATAATCCTGGACCCCGATACTTACCATTTTCTTTTGGTAGATCACAAAAAGGCTAAGATGTGGCTACCTCCTGGCGGTCATGTTGAACTTAATGAACATCCAAAAGATACAGTAAAAAGAGAAATCCAAGAAGAGCTTGGCATTGAAGCCGACTTTTTATTAGAAGAACCTCTTTTTTTAACTGTAACAACAATTGAAGATGATTTAATACCTCATACTGATGTTTCCTTATGGTATGTTCTTAAAGCTAACAAAAACCAGTTTTTTATCTTTGATAAACAAGAATTTCACACTATTCAATGGTTTATTAAAGAACAAATTCCCTATAAAAAAACAGACCCTCATATGCAACGATTTATTGAAAAACTAAGCCAAAAACTTAAACCTTAA